Part of the Deinococcus arcticus genome is shown below.
AGAACTCGCAGTCGCTGTCAGTGCTGCGCAACAGCCGGGTGCCGGCGGCCCTGGTGGAAATCGGCTATACCAGCCATCCGGTGGACGGCCTGAACCTGCAGGACAGTAACTATCTGGACCGGGTGGCGCAGGGCATCGCCCTGGGCATTCGGGAAGCGCTGGTCAGTGGCGTGACGGCCCAGACCGCACCGGCCCAGGCCACCGCCAAACGGCCCTGAGCGGCGCGGCCCCGGCTGCGCCACAATGGGCCCATGACTGACTCTCCAGCGGGCTTTCGGGCGCGCGTGCTGGCCCTGGTGGCCCAGATTCCCCGGGGCCGCGTCATGACCTACGGCCAGCTGGCCCTGCTGGCCGGTCAACCCGGCGCCGCGCGGCAGGCTGGCTACGTCCTGAACAGTCTCATGGACGGCTCGGACCTGCCCTGGCAGCGGGTGATCAACGCGCAGGGCCGCGTCAGCACGCACAAGGTGGGCGTGGGTGAGCTGCAAGAAGGCCTGCTGCGTGCCGAGGGCGTCACCTTTGACGAATCTGGCCGCTGTGACCTGACCCGGCTGCAGTGGTGGCCGGAGGGCACGCCCCTGGCCCCGCCGCCCACCCTGCTCTAATGCTGCCCTCCGACCAGAGGCGAGGAAAACCAAAACGGTTTCCTGGCGTGGCGCCGACCCACCGGCCTGTGTTGTGGTGGCGACGGACGCTGGAGGCGCCGCGGCCGGGCATGAAGAAATGCCAATCCTGCTCTGCCGGAACGTCCCCGGGTGCGCGGAGTATGCTCCCGGCATGAACGCACGCATTCGAACCGCTGGGAGCGTCCTGTCCTGGGCGCTGGGCGTGACGCTGGGGGTCATTCTGGGGGTCGCCATGCTGATCGTCACCCCCCGCCTGATGGCCCAGCCGAACCTGGCCGCCACAGGCGAGGGACAGACGGAGGCGTCCGGCACGCCCTCGGGCGGAGAGTCGGGGTCGGCCGGGGCTGCCAGTGGCCGCGAAGCCGCCGGCAGCAACGAAACCGGCGACGCCCAGGGCGACCAGGGTGAAGCCCAGGACAGCCGCAACCAGGGCGAGGACCCGGCCAGCGCTGAGGGTGAAGAGCCCACGGATCAGCAGGAAGACGCGGGCGCGGGCAGCGGCGCGGCCGGTGAGCAGGCCGCCGGAGCTGCAGGCCAGGGCGATGCGGCCGGAGAGGCGCAGGGCGCTGAAGGTGCGGCTGGTGAAACGGCAGGCGACACGGAGGGCGACACGGAAGCCGGGCGGCAGGTATACGCCAGCAACTGCGCGGGCTGCCACGGCCAGCAGGGCGAGGGGGCCCTGGGGCCTTCCCTGGTGAACGAGGAAGGCGTGCAAAGCTGGTCGGTGGCTCAGTTCACCGCCACCCTGCGCGAGGGCCGCACTCCCACCCGTCAGTTGAGCCAGGCCATGCCCCGTTTTTCAGAGGACCAGATCAGCGACCCTCAGGTGGCCAATCTGCTGGCTTACATCAAGACCCTGAACTGAAGACGGTGGTTGCCCGCACCCGTGGCCTTCAGGGCTGCGGGTGCTTGCTCTGGGTCTGGGGGCGGAAGCGGAGCGACGGGTGGTGAGGATCGCCCAGGCCCACTGTGGGCTCCTTGCGGCTCCCGCCTGTGCCCAGGGCCCGGTCCACAGCCCCCGGCTCCTGTTTCTTCCTCAGCGCTCCACCAGCGTGCCGGCCTCGTCAATGGGAAAGTCCATCACCTGTCCGGTCAGGCCGCTGCGGGCCATCACCCCCTGCAGGTAGGCGTGCAGGGGGGCCGTGGCATGGCGGGTGTCGTGAAAGCACAGGACAGTGGGGCCCGCGCCACTCAGGGCCGCGCCCAGGGCGCCGTGCCGCCACGCCTCGTCCAGAATGTCGCTCAAGCCCGGCACCAGCGGCGCGCGCCACGTCTGGTGAATATAGTCCTGCATGGCGTGGCGCAGCAGGTCCAGGCGGCCCTGGGCCAGGGCGCCCACCAGCAGCGCCGCGTGCGACAGGGCGTGCACTGCGTCGGCGCGGCTGTATTCCCCCGGCAGCACCGCGCGCGCCTTGCTGGTGCTCAGCTCGAAGTCGGGCACCAGCACCGTGACCCCCAGGTGGGCCGGGGGCGTCAGGCGCACGTAATGGGTGCCCAGCCGGTCCAGGGTGGCCACCACGATGCCGCCCAGCAGGGCCGGCGCCACGTTGTCCGGGTGCCCCTCTTCCCGCGCCGCCACGTCCAGCACGGTCTCGGTGTCCAGGGGGCCCCCCAGCAGCTCATTGCCCGCCACGATGCCCGCCACCAGCGCGGCGGCGCTGCTGCCCAGGCCCCGGGCCAGCGGCACCTGGGTTTCAATCTCAATGCGCGCTGGGGGGAGGGAACGCCCGGCGCGGCGCGCGGCCAGCGTCATGGCCTGGTACACGTAGTTGCGTTCATCCGCGGGCGTGCCGGCCAGATCTGCCCCCAGAGGCACCACTTCCGTTACCGCCTGCGGGGTTACGCGCACTGTGGTGTACAGCGGCACGCTCAGCCCCAGGCTGTCAAAGCCAGGTCCCAGATTGGCGCTGCTGGCCGGCGCCCGCACGGTAAAGGTCATGGGGCACTCCGGCGCAGGTCCGTCAAGGAGTCGAGGGCCGAGGGGGCCAAGGAGGAGCCCCGGTTGCTCTGAGACCCTTGGACCCTGAGACCCTGGGACCCTTCAGCCCCCCTCATGCCAGGCTCGCCAGCACCGCGTCCATGGTGGCGTCCACAGCGGCCGGGGCCTGCACGGCGCGCATGGCGCTGCCCGGGTCTTTCAGGCCGTTGCCCGTAAGTACAGCCACCACCCGTTGCCCGCTGGGCAGGCGCCCCTCGGCATGCAGCTTCAACAGGCCTGCCACCGGGGCGGCGCTGGCGGGTTCGCAGAACACCCCCTCGCGCGCCACCAGGTGGTAGGCCGCCATGATCTCGTCGTCGCTGACATGGTCAAACAGACCGCCGGACTCCTGCACGGCTGCGCGCGCGAGGTGGGCGCTGGCCGGCGACCCAATGCGGATGGCGGTGGCCAGCGTTTCAGGCTGCTCTACCCGGTCCAGGCCCCGGGCCAGCGGCGCCGCCCCCGATGCCTGAAAGCCCCACATGCGCGGCAGTGTGTCTGTCTGCCCGGCGCTGCGGTACTCCCGGAACCCCATCCAGTAGGCGCTGATATTCCCGGCATTTCCCACCGGCAGCGCCAGAATGTCGGGGGCCGCGCCCAGTTCATCCACAATCTCGAAGGCCGCCGTCTTCTGCCCCTGCAGGCGGTGGGGATTGACCGAATTCACCAGTGCGATGGGCCGCTCCGCACTGATCTCGCGCACCAGCCCCAGGGCCTCGTCGAAGTTGCCGCGCACCGCCACAATCTGGGCGCCGTAGGCCACGGCCTGCGCCAGCTTGCCCAGGGCAATGTTGCCGTCGGGAATCAGCACGATGCACTTCAGGCCCGCGCGGCTGGCATAGGCGGCGGCGGCGGCACTGGTGTTGCCGGTGCTGGCACAGATCACCGTGTCGGCGCCGGCCTCGGCAGCTTTGGCCACGGCCACCACCATGCCCCGGTCTTTAAAGCTGCCAGTGGGGTTCAGGCCCTCGTATTTCAGGTGCAGGTCCACGCCCAGGTGGGCACTCAGGCGCGGCGCGGAAATCAGCGGCGTGCTGCCTTCACTCAGGCTCAGCAGGGGCGTCTGCGGCGTGAGGGGCAGATAGGCGCGGTAGCGTTCAAGTAGTCCGGGCATCAGGGTGGACCTCCGTTTGGGCATGCTACCCAGCCGCCAGCCGCCCATCCCGGCAGGGGTAAGACAAATGCCGGTGTCGGCTGAGTACTGGTGCTGGAAGAGACGAGGCAGCCGCGCCACTCCAGCGGGTGGCCCTTGACCGTTGTGGCACCTACCGCGCGTCCTGGGCACGTTTTCCCTCACCCTTTCTGACTTAGGGGTCAGGTCAGATATGAGCGTCAGCAGGGGCAAAAAAGCCCCCAGGTTTTAACTCAGATTTGGGCGACGTCCATCCCACCTTCAACCCCTCTTGAGAAAGTACGGGCTTCTACAATTACGCTCCTAACACGGTCGCATGCTGCTCTCACAACGAACGACATCGTTGATTTCAATTTCTCGCAAGAACCAAGAAAAGGGAGGTCAATAACATGGACTGGATTATTACGATTCTCGTGGGTGCACTGGTGGGTTGGCTGGCCAGCCTGATCATGAAGACCAATGCGCAGCAGGGCGCCATCGCCAACATCCTGATCGGGATTGTGGGCAGCCTGATTGCCCAGGCCGTCTTCGGCAGCGTGCTCAACATCGGCTCGGCTGGCGTGGCGGGCAACGGCTTTAACTTCTGGAGCATTGTGTGGGGCGTGGTCGGTAGCGTGGTGCTGATCGCCATCCTCAAAGCCCTGCGCATCCTGCGTTAACCTTGACAGGCGTCTTTCCCGGACGGTGCCCCGCGCACCGTCCATCTTTTTTGGCCTGCCCCTGACCCAGGGTTCCCCATGCTTTTGCGCCCAGGCCTGCCATGTGCTACAGTCGGACGGCTTGTCTGACCTGGGGTCGGCGCAGCGCGGCATCCAACAATGGGGCTGCGCCCCTGACCCCCAAGGAAAAAGGTCGGACTGAAGAAGGAGACTCATCATGGCGAAAGTGTGCGAAGTGTGCGGCAAGGGGCCGATTGTGGTGAACTCGGTCATCCGCCGTGGTAAGGCCCGCGCGGCCGGCGGCGTGGGTCGTAAGGTCACGGGGATTACCAAGCGGTCCCAGAAACCCAACCTCCAGCCCCTGAAGGTGACCCGTGGCGGCGTGACGCTGCGGCTGCGCGTGTGTGGCAAGTGCCGTAAGGCCGTGGCCTGACCTCACCCTCATCACAACAGTGGCCCCGTCGTTCTGACTGGGGCCATTTTTCTTTGGGTTAGGCCTTTACACGCTGGCCCTGGCACGGCGCTCGCCCAGCAGGCTCAGCACAATCAGGATGAGGGTTCCCGTCACCACACAGATGTCGGCAATGTTGAAGATGGGAAAACTGCCGCCGTACAGCGCCTGGGTCACGCTGCTCAGCAGCGGCGAGTGCAGCATGTCAGTCACCTTGCCCTGGCGCAGGCCGTCAATGGCGTTGCCAATGGCGCCCGCCGCAATCATGCTCAGCACCACGCTGAGCAACCTGGGTTGGGGCCGCAGCACCACATACACCAGAAGGCCCAGCCCCACCGCCATGCGGCCTACCGCCAAGGGGACCGCGCTGCCGCTGAACAGACTCCACGCCGCGCCAGTGTTAAAGGTCAGCTGCCAGTCCAGCAGGCCGGGCAGAAAGGGGCGCACGCTGCCGTCTGGCTGAAGGCTGGCCAGCGCCCAGGCTTTCAGCGCCTGATCCGCTGCCACCAGCAGCGCGGCGACAAGCAGTGGCAACCACAACGGCGTGCGGCGCGAACGGTCAGTGAGTGTGGGCACGCCGCGCAGTATAAAGAGCCGCTTTCGGGGCTGCCCGGGGTGGCGCGCAGGCGGGGCCAGTGGGCCAGTCTCTCTGGCGCTGTGCTGTCTGGCGGGCCGGGGGGCGGCACAATAGGGGCATGGCCAATGTTGAATCCTTTGATCTGGACCACACCCGGGTTCACGCCCCCTATATCCGGCTGGCCGGCGTCAAGACCACGCCCCGGGGCGACCACATCAGTAAATACGATCTGCGGTTGCTGCAACCCAATCAGGGGGCGATTGATCCGGCGGCGCTGCACACCCTCGAGCATCTGCTGGCCGGCTACCTGCGTGATTACCTGCCGACTGTGGTGGACGTGTCTCCCATGGGCTGCCGCACAGGCCTGTATATGGCCGTGATTGGCGAGCCTGACGAGCAGGGGGTGCTGGGCGCCTTTCAGGCTGCGCTGCAGGACACCGCCAGTCATGAGTGGCCAATCCCGGGTGTCAGCGAACTGGAATGCGGCAACTACCGGGACCACGACCTGGCCCAGGCCCGGCACCTGGCCCGCGCCGCCCTGGAGCAGGGGTTGAAAGTACAGGAGACGGTGCTGATTCAGCGGTAAAGGGGAAACGCGCGGCGCGACAGGTGTGCTGGCGATATGGCGCTGGTAGAAGTCGAATGGCGCTGTGGGCGTGACGTGGAGCATCCAGTCGGCGTCTGTGGGAAGGGCAAAGCAGACTGCACCCGTGCAGACTGATCTGGACACAGCGGCGGCCGGAAGGCGGCCGCTTTTTCTGTGTACAGCGCTCTTTTTGTGCTGCTTTCTCCA
Proteins encoded:
- a CDS encoding GlsB/YeaQ/YmgE family stress response membrane protein, with the translated sequence MDWIITILVGALVGWLASLIMKTNAQQGAIANILIGIVGSLIAQAVFGSVLNIGSAGVAGNGFNFWSIVWGVVGSVVLIAILKALRILR
- the thrC gene encoding threonine synthase, coding for MPGLLERYRAYLPLTPQTPLLSLSEGSTPLISAPRLSAHLGVDLHLKYEGLNPTGSFKDRGMVVAVAKAAEAGADTVICASTGNTSAAAAAYASRAGLKCIVLIPDGNIALGKLAQAVAYGAQIVAVRGNFDEALGLVREISAERPIALVNSVNPHRLQGQKTAAFEIVDELGAAPDILALPVGNAGNISAYWMGFREYRSAGQTDTLPRMWGFQASGAAPLARGLDRVEQPETLATAIRIGSPASAHLARAAVQESGGLFDHVSDDEIMAAYHLVAREGVFCEPASAAPVAGLLKLHAEGRLPSGQRVVAVLTGNGLKDPGSAMRAVQAPAAVDATMDAVLASLA
- the thrB gene encoding homoserine kinase; this translates as MTFTVRAPASSANLGPGFDSLGLSVPLYTTVRVTPQAVTEVVPLGADLAGTPADERNYVYQAMTLAARRAGRSLPPARIEIETQVPLARGLGSSAAALVAGIVAGNELLGGPLDTETVLDVAAREEGHPDNVAPALLGGIVVATLDRLGTHYVRLTPPAHLGVTVLVPDFELSTSKARAVLPGEYSRADAVHALSHAALLVGALAQGRLDLLRHAMQDYIHQTWRAPLVPGLSDILDEAWRHGALGAALSGAGPTVLCFHDTRHATAPLHAYLQGVMARSGLTGQVMDFPIDEAGTLVER
- the rpmB gene encoding 50S ribosomal protein L28 produces the protein MAKVCEVCGKGPIVVNSVIRRGKARAAGGVGRKVTGITKRSQKPNLQPLKVTRGGVTLRLRVCGKCRKAVA
- a CDS encoding c-type cytochrome — protein: MNARIRTAGSVLSWALGVTLGVILGVAMLIVTPRLMAQPNLAATGEGQTEASGTPSGGESGSAGAASGREAAGSNETGDAQGDQGEAQDSRNQGEDPASAEGEEPTDQQEDAGAGSGAAGEQAAGAAGQGDAAGEAQGAEGAAGETAGDTEGDTEAGRQVYASNCAGCHGQQGEGALGPSLVNEEGVQSWSVAQFTATLREGRTPTRQLSQAMPRFSEDQISDPQVANLLAYIKTLN
- a CDS encoding MGMT family protein; its protein translation is MTDSPAGFRARVLALVAQIPRGRVMTYGQLALLAGQPGAARQAGYVLNSLMDGSDLPWQRVINAQGRVSTHKVGVGELQEGLLRAEGVTFDESGRCDLTRLQWWPEGTPLAPPPTLL
- the lspA gene encoding signal peptidase II yields the protein MLRGVPTLTDRSRRTPLWLPLLVAALLVAADQALKAWALASLQPDGSVRPFLPGLLDWQLTFNTGAAWSLFSGSAVPLAVGRMAVGLGLLVYVVLRPQPRLLSVVLSMIAAGAIGNAIDGLRQGKVTDMLHSPLLSSVTQALYGGSFPIFNIADICVVTGTLILIVLSLLGERRARASV
- a CDS encoding S-ribosylhomocysteine lyase, giving the protein MANVESFDLDHTRVHAPYIRLAGVKTTPRGDHISKYDLRLLQPNQGAIDPAALHTLEHLLAGYLRDYLPTVVDVSPMGCRTGLYMAVIGEPDEQGVLGAFQAALQDTASHEWPIPGVSELECGNYRDHDLAQARHLARAALEQGLKVQETVLIQR